ACCTTTAGAATTGCGTTAGAGTCTTTATAATTTAGCTATTACATATTTGTGCAGGATGAAAAACAGTTCTTTAACCATTCTGATGGATCTTGTCCATTctgatgctgctgctgctgctgctgctgtagagtgttgaaattgtaatACCGTCCTGATAAGTAGTCCGGAGGTATTGGTTTACCATAATACAACTGATAAACGGTATCGTCAGGTGTGCGCTCAACAAGGGTTACAGGTCTTGGTGTTTTTGGTGGGATTACAGCGTAGGTGGTCCTAGCAGTACCAGTAGCTATTGATTCTGCACAATCGGGTTCATAgtttaatgaaaaatcatcatctcCGCCATTACTGACTGTGTCTTCACCGCGATCAGCAGCGTTATCAACATTTGAACCTTTCCACCAATTTACAAATGAATCCATTACGTATGTACCACCACCATATCCGTATCCATAACCCTTTGATtgatcttgtaattttgaAGTTTCCAACTGATAAGGGTGTGAGCCCTCAATTGCCATTGTAGTTCCTCTATATGAGGAGCCTGGAGGTTTCCATCGTATTAATGAGTCTTCCATCCTGTTAacaaattcattttttgGCGGCAAGACCCTTTCATCTTGCTTGGCTTTAACTAGTTCTCTAACCGTGGGGATATTCCTAGCGGGTAAAAAATTCTGTTTGGTAAGATCGAATGTCGGCTCATAGCTGGGCAATTCACAAGGTCTTAAATCGAGTGGCATTGTATGGTTTCCCTAGAAGCTTCCTGAACTCTATAGCATTATGTGCAAACCGtgcttttatttttatttttattttattattttattattttactctattttttttgtgACGCTTTGtcgtttcttttttctgACGCCGACACATAAATAAGCGGCAAACCACAGCAAATAGAAGTCCAGCATATTAAAGTATAGCAAACTAGTACTAAATGCCCATTTTCTAGCATAAAGGAGTCCTTTTATCATTCCACCATTACCGTGTCTTTGGTCACATGACCAAATATAATCGTATGAGATGACTTATCTCTCACTCGTTACCCTGTCGAattgttttgaaatttcccTTCTCATTTTATACAAGTTTCAACCCCTTTGAAGTAAGCAATTCAAACGGGACGACTAGATTCAAGGTCAAAAAGTAATCAATCAGTCAATCAACAATCAACCAATCAGTCAATTAACCATTTAAATTTGGTGTTTGTATCTCCATTTTGTTTTAACAGttcaaagagaagaagaggtGTAATTTGTAACTAGTCCCACACTGTTGACTTATCGTTTGGAATCTCGATAGTTTTTTACCcgtatttttttcattatttaattccactttcttcattcaataCACGATCCATTTGAGTGTTTTGGAACCCATCTTCAGTCCCCTTTTGATTTGTTGATACTACATTTATCTTTATCTTGAGCCGGTATGGATATGGATTTGGATGTACCCATGCATGATGCCATTGAGGACCAACAATTAGGTCCAACGCTAGACGAAGATAGAGAAACTAACAGTGCTGATAACAGTGCTGGTAGTACGAATGCAGGAAATGTTGGTCAGACTCCTGGTTCATTAGAAATagatgaagtggaagacTTACACGATCCCGATTTCAAACCTGGTTCATCAGGTATAGCGGATCAAAAGTCGGCCAAACCATTGGAACTGACAAACTCAACTATTGACCAATTAGATAAATGGATCGAGTATTTGAGCAAATGTCAAGTTTtatctgaagaagaagttgcaCGTCTTTGTAAGATGGCAGTTGACGTtttacaatttgaagagaatGTTCAACCAATAAATGTTCCAGTTACGATATGCGGTGATGTTCACGGTCAATTCCACGATTTGATAGAGTTGTTTAAGATTGGTGGGCCTTGTCCTGATACTAATTACCTTTTCATGGGGGATTACGTCGATAGGGGTTATTACTCAGTTGAAACGGTTTCACTTTTAGTTGCGATGAAGGTTCGTTATCCTCGTAGAATTACTATACTGAGGGGTAATCATGAATCAAGACAAATTACTCAAGTCTACGGATTTTATGATGAATGTCTACGGAAATACGGTAGTGCAACcgtttggaaaatgtttACAGATCTTTTCGATTACTTCCCCATTACAGCTCTGGTAGATAATAAAATCTTTTGTCTACACGGTGGCCTTTCACCAATGGTAGAAACGGTAGATCAAGTTAGAGAATTGAATAGGATACAGGAAGTTCCTCATGAAGGACCAATGTGTGATCTGCTTTGGTCTGATCCTGATGACAGAGGTGGTTGGGGCATTAGTCCCAGAGGTGCAGGTTTCACTTTTGGCCAAGATATTAGTGAACAATTTAACCATACAAACGATTTATCATTAATCGCAAGAGCtcatcaattggtaatggAAGGTTATGCATGGTCTCATCAACAAAATGTTGTGACGATATTTTCTGCGCCAAATTATTGTTACAGGTGTGGTAATCAAGCTGCAATCATGGAAGTGGATGAGAACCATAACAGACAATTTTTACAGTACGAGCCTTCAGTTAGACCTGGTGAACCAACTGTGAGTAGAAAGACCCCAGATTATTTCTTGTGATATTTTGCCAGCATCTTTTCCATATTTCTCTTCCAccattttatttttaatttgttttttcttaccgttttatcattatcattgttattattattgaaCGAGAGTAAGGCTAAGAGTAAGAGAGTAAAATAAGGCTTCGATATACCAATTCATGTGTAACGTGCCTGGGATTATTATACAGGCGGTAGTAAttttaaaataaaaaaaagcaAAATTAATTCAGAGATATAACTCACAATCGACTACTATTCTTGCGATAGCGATCTTGTGCAATGTTACAAAGTTCTTGCATTGCAGTACGCACTTCCTTGAACCAGTCATTTCCAGACGTAATTCTCGATTCCATAATTCTTATAATTTCCAACCGGGTCCTGCCATTGACAAACACTACAAACCTTAGTCCGGGGTAAACTTTCTCATATTCGTGGTTTAACTCAAGGagtttcttttgaatttctgGCGAATCTTGACTACTTTGTAGATTCTTCTGCTCCAGCATCGAGTGTGTAGAGAGCTGTTTCTTGGTTTCACCTAACCTTGGATGTGCATTCACTACATCTTCTAACAACTTTCTGCGGTTACCGGTGgaagatgacgatgaacTGGCTTCCATTTCAACTTCAAGGCACACTTGTATAAGAGTTGATCTCACCAATTCGATAAattctttgtaattgtCCAATTCTCGGGCTCTTGGCATGAATCCATCGTCATCGACTGTCAGCCTGATTAAACCCTGGCAAGGTTCGAATAACTCattcattaccaccaattgGTGGTCCTTGGAGGCATGGACAAAGTTCTGATACTGCATCATGGTTTTATGAGTCAAGATGCTACCGATAAAGAGCTAAACAATTTACCATCTACTGcttatatatatattttaGGACCTGGAACCCTTCATATTCGCATTTCACCGGTTTTTGTTTGTTCAGTATCAACTAGCGTTTAAAAGGCTCGATCGATCTTGCTCTTTTACCACTTCTACAACATCTCATCGAACACACCAAGAGAGATATAAACACGTAGAAGTAGTACAATGGACGAATCAGAATTTCAGGGCGTTAGTGATGAACCCACTAACGATCAATACAAGGTTTCAGCCAAGAAGACCTTGGAAGAGTACAAGAACTTGGATGCTGAAGACGAATCATTAGCTAAATGGAAAGAATCTTTGGGTCTGAGTGCTGATGTCTTGCCATTGGAATATCCCGGTGATAAAAGGAAACTCGTCATCCAAAAGATTATGCTTTTGGTTGATACTGAACCCGAACCAATTGTGTTTGATTTAACCAATGAAACTACAATTAAAGAGCTGGCCTCGAAAAGGTACAAGATTAAAGAGAAATCCAATTACAAATTGCGCATTCAATTTAAAGTGCAACATGAAATTATTACTGGTATAAGATACGTCCAGTACATCAAGAAAGCGGGAATTGCCATTGACAAGATTGATGATCATTTAGGATCATATGCGCCAAACACAAAGACCAAACCCTTCTACGAAGTTGAACTACCGGAATCTGAGGCCCCAAGTGGATTTTTAGCAAGAGGTAACTACAGCGCGGTTTCCAAATTCATTGATGACGACAATACGAACCACTTAACCTTGAACTGGGGGGttgaaattaccaaaaGGTAAGggagaaggaaaaggtaACCACATTGAAGGGTTTGGGAcattttctcttccttGTATTTTACTTTATCCATCGTTATCATTATTTTATAAAACTATTAGACttttaacaaaaaaaaaaaaaaaaaaaaaaaaaaaaaaagtaaaaaaaaaaaaaatcatataAGCTTTTGCATGTTCTCCgacaattcatcaatttctgTAGCACCAGATTCCATCGTTGATGTAGAAGAATGACCTACGATTGTATCATCTTGGgaattttgtttttttgaagatcttCTCGAGAAACTACTTCTCGAACTGTTTCTACTGTACTTTTGGTATCTCGGTCCATGAGATCTCTGTGGTGTCGAGAATTGTCTATACATCGTTGACGATGGTGGTGTAGGCGGAGGTGCTTGTGGTTGTCCATAGTGATATGGGAACGGGTATGTCATATACGGTcctggtgctggtgctgaAGTTGGTGTTACACTTGCTTTTGGACCCATGGGACCAAATCCTGGTATTGGTTGATACATTACAGGTGCCATGTATCCATTGGCACCATCCACGGGGAAAGGTGCGGGATACATGATCGGAAATTGAGACGGTGGCTGGCTTGTATTGGCGGCAGCCATGGGCGGTGTTGGATACATGAAATAGGGCATGTGGTATTGAGGGGTtgtattggaagaattccTTCTAGGATCGTTATCAAATGGATGGTGTTTCCTATGCCTTCTACCATTACCGTTTGCATTTCCATTGATATGACCATTCGTATAACCATTAGTATAACCATTTGTGTTACCATTAGTATAACCACTAGCATAACCACTAACGTAATCTTGTTGGCGGTGTGGTACCGTTTGGGAATTTGGCTCGTTTTGTTGCGTTGTCGCCTGATCGTTAAACCTATATCGTGAAGTCTCAAATTGGTACGGCTGTGGTGAGTTATTATCCGATGTCCCATTCTCTTCCTCATTATCGTTGtcgttatcatcatcgtcatcactgttcttctttggtGTACTGAAAATTTCTTGCTTTCTCTGTTCGTAttgtttttccttttccaatCTCTGTTGTTCTAACGAAGCATTggtatcttcatcattttctttgttatCAGCCCCTTGTTGTCCTGCTTCAGGTTTAATTacgttattattattgttattagGAGTATCAGTATTAGTATCACCAATTTTGTCTGACTGACTTTGGCCATCTCgccttttcaaaattcgatatcttttattattagtagTATTGCTGGCATTAGTATTGGTACATCCGTAAGGACCCAATCCCATTGGTTGTAGATTTTGTAACAATGGCTTGCCTTGTATGTTTTCAAATCCGTCTCCTTTAAAGATAATAACACAGTTATCTTGAGTTCTCGCCAAGGCATGCTTTAAATTGTGGTATTCAGCCACTTGATGTGAAAGCAACCTATAGTAAGAATTCATAGGTCTCAATTCATAAGATTCCGCATTTGAAGCAACAAAAGAAGCTACTgagttttccaattcaacGACAAATTGTCGATCGTGTGGCTTGTGGAAAAGTGCAGTGATCATTGCAGGTGTCAATCCTAAGCCTGTCAGGTCATTAAAACCACTTCCAGCAATACTACCCATCATTGTCTGGAAATATCAATCTCTAAAAATGCAAACAATATTCTTTCGACCTTTTTTGTCCAATCTCAACCGTTTCAATTCGAAGAAATTCGTAAGAGaaacaattgaaatatCATCCAAGAACTAGCGACCGTCGATTGATCTTTGGTTAGATGTCGCTGGGCTACCGAAACCTCTGGTCGTATTTCAATGCTTTTATAGGCAACATTAATCCAGGTTCCTTTAATCATATGTTGATATCACTGCCCACGGAGCTGGATTCGGTTAAAGGCAACATAATAGGATTCTACCTTTAAATTAACTCTCAACAACTTGAAGGCGGAAGATAAGGAGATATTAGGTGGTATCTGTGCCAGATTCTGTCCGTGTTGATCTGATTAAGCGTTTACTGTGCCCCCCTTCTTCTGTGAATAAAAATGTCGAGTATTGAAGACATTTTGCAAGTTACTTGTAACAATCAGGATACGAGAGGATACAGTTTAGTACAAACTGAAGATATCAGTGGTGATGGTGCGGGATCCTTGAGAGTGGAAGATGTAGATGCAGTCCTTTTATACCAGCTGATGGAGAATGAATCTCTTACAGAACCATTTGCATACTTAAACAGCTGTTTCCAAAGATGTCAGCAACAAAAAAGATTGAACAAGAACGGTAGTCCATCTTTGGGTGCTGTTTTCCAGGAAATTGATAGATTGGTCGTTGGATATGGTCTTGTAACCTTACAAGTGGAATGTTTTAGTCCGAATGGTGATTTTATGTCATATGTTAAGCAAATTGTTAGTGATGTGGACAGATACATTGACTTCTTATCGCAGTTGATCCAAAGATCTATAGTGGAAGGAACAGTTATGGAACTTTTGGAGGGGTTTTTCCCCACGCTATTGAGATTTATGAGTCAGGAATTACAGTATTTTGATTTGAATGATTCTTCGATCTACAATGCGGTTTTAACactttttgaaatgtttGTCACTTTCAAGCCTATTGCCGCTGTTTTCACACAAGTAACCGGGTTTTTTGGCGATTATGATTGTAAACCCAACGATTTCGAAAAGACAACGATTTTGGGTCCTATCTTAACTTTATCTCCTCTGAACCCCAATGTGGCATTGAGAAACTACGGTGAGAACTTGGAAAGAACTCAACAGCAGAAAAACATCATTCATGAATCGTTACAGACAGAGCATAAAGTTGTGGTGGAAAGATTGTTCTTTATTCTCGATAAGCTCGTAAGAGGCTCCTCGACTTCAAGGGAGGATATTATGGGTTATTTCTCCAGAATTGTCAATAAAAACCATTTGCGTAGAGGTGAACATGCAAACCAAAATACGTTGGCATCGAATGCATTTATGACTAACATTACTTTGATTTTAATCAAATTTTCAGAACCATTTTTGGATgtttcattcaaaagaattgataagATCGATGTTAACTATTTTAACAACTTAAATCTTTTCATTGACCTTTCAAGTGAAACTCGTGTCAATTCTGATTTCAAAGAAgcagatgaattttacgataaaaataagaaagatgaagattgTAAACCAAATTTTATCTCTGATTGCTTTTTCCTAACAATGACTTATTTACATTATGGTATTGGCGGTACGTTGTTATACGATGAAAAGATTACGCCGCAGGTTAAAAGGTTAAAACAAGAGATCGACAGGATAAAGAAAGTTTCACAATCACAAGATATGTTTGCAACTTTTGCATCTGTACAATTGAAGCAGATGGAAAAATCCTTAAAGATTACTCAAAGTATCAAGGATGCCTTGCAGGGATTTTTCTCTCATAGATATTTACAGTTAGAGGTCTTTGATTTCATCTGTGGTGCCTCTGTGTTTTTGATGAGGGCTATTGATCCCGAGCATCTGTTCCcatcaaaatatttcaagTTACCTTTGATTCCAGATCAGGTTGGTGTGGAAAACGTGGACAATGCAGATTATTTAAGAGCAAATGCTCCTATACCTTTCAAATATTATCCTGAATTTGTCATTGAAGGTCCTATCAACTATTCATTGTACATTTCTCAATACAATACTTCCCCCATTTTCAGAAATCCACGCCTTTCATCCTTTGTCGAATTGGCAACTGCCATTTTACGTTGTCCCGAATTGGTATCTAATCCACATTTGAAAGGTAAACTGGTTCAATTACTGAGTGTCGGTGCCATGCCACTAACTGATGATTCGCCTGGATTCATGATGGacgtttttgaaaatgatacgTTTGTCTCTGATCATCTGTTGTATGCATTTCTCGATTTTTATGTCATTGTGGAAAAGACGGGGTCTTCTTCCCAGTTTTATGATAAATTCAATAGCAGATACAGCATTTCAATTATTTTGGAACAGTTATATTATAGAATACCCAAATACAAGGCACAATTAATCTGGCAGGCAAATAACAATGCAGATTTCTTTGTTAGGTTTGTTGCTAGAATGTTAAACGATTTAACATTTTTATTAGACGAAGGTTTGGGTAATCTAGCTGAAGTGCATAACATCAGTattgaattagaaaatagGGCTAAAGGATTGCCACcaacaagagaagaagacgaCCGTGAACTACGTTCTAAATATGCATCCGCAGAAAGGCAGGCTAAATCATCTTGTGGATTAGCAGATAAATCGATTACACTTTTTGAACTTTACTCAAAGGATATTCCCAACGCATTTGTAACGCCTGAGATTGTTGATCGTTTGGCAAGTATGTTAGATCACAATTTGGGATCATTAGTGGGACCAAAATGTGGCAAATTAAAAGTTAAAGATCCTCAAAAATTCTCATTTAACCCTAAAAGATTACTCAAATCTTTGACTACGGTTTACATCCATCTTGCTGATCAACAATCGTTTGTGTCTGCCGTCGCCAAGGATGGCAGATCATTCAGTAAGGAATTGTTTGAAAGGGCAGTTCACATTTTAGCTATGAAGATTGGATTGGTTAGTGATGAATTTTGTCACAAATTATTAGAATTTGCTCAAAGAGCTGAGGAACAAAAGGCCGCcgaagaagcagaagatTTCGGATTCGATGAGGTTCCTGACGAATTCTTGGATCCACTTATGTTTACCATAATGAACGATCCAGTTATACTTCCTGCATCAAAAATGTCAATCGATAGATCTACAATTAAAGCTCATCTTTTGAGTGATTCTACGGATCCATTCAATAGAATGCCATTAAAGTTAGAACAAGTTACTCCTAATCATGAGTTAAAACGACAAATTGAAGAGTTTAAACGTCAAAGGAAAGGAAACAACGTATGATTGATTAGATTATACACTATATGTAAGaaaaaactgaaaaatcCTTTATAAGCTCATTTTGATTTAAGCTTTGATAGCGAATTTTCTTTGAGGGAAGTTGATTTCTCTCTTTCTTTGCTTGAGGGTAACTTGGGAAGCTTCGTGCTTAGTCAAAGCTCTTCTCAAAGCTCTAGTCTTCTTTGGTCTCAAATCCTTTGGTTGGAATTTCTTACCTTTGTACAATTGTCTAACGGCTTCTCTTTGTTGTTCGTTGATGATAGTCAAGACACGGGCGATATCTCTTCTAACAGTCTTGATCTTTGGTAGAGATGGTCttgacaatttttgaaccTTCAATTCGGCCAActccttcttcaaatcgACCAATTGAGATTGAAGTTGCTCCTTGTTCTTAGTTCTTAGCTCGTAAGGTTTCACGCCGGCCtaataaaaaataacaTAGTTAGTACTTCCACTCACATTTAACTCCTATACTTTCATTCTAGCATTACTTTAACATACCATCTCGATGCTTTGATTGATTAATACCTATATCACCAACGATTTGGAACAATTCACCTGTGTTTAATCAAGTATACTTTGTCGAATGACAAAAGTTGAGTCGGGTCACTTCGCGATGAGTCGGTTGATGGAATGGAAAGAcgaaagagaaaaaaaaagatttcgGATTCTTTGGGAGAAATTCTCCCGAAGTTTGTAAATGTGTGGGTTTACAAAAAGATGTAAGGTTGTTGTAGAGGATGTACGGAGTTTGAAAACAGTCAACTTTTCCCACAATCtattttctttgttatTCATTATTCGGAGCTTACGGACCTTTTCGTGTAATACAGTAATAACAatggtagtaataatattGTATATTGTTATAGTATATTGCATACTTAATGATTCGTTACAATTACTTATGGCCTAATTCACAAAGATGGGGctagtaaaaaaaaatagtaaagaaattaaatcCTAATTCAAGTTCAATTGGACTTAGATTTAgtttaaagaataattgttgagtaaaaaaaagaattcatttttttcttttaaaacCGGTATCAACAGCTGCATGCAGTGCTTTCAAAtactttcttttctttctcttcttccttttcaaattgctTAAGATtggttcttcaaattgttacTTAGCCATTCCAAACCTTCGTAAAGACCTTCACCAGAAGTGGCACAGGTAGCTTGGATGAACCAAGGTCTGTTTCTGATAGAATGTAGACCTAATTTTTCGGTAATTTCTGCTGCAGACATAGCTTCTGGCAAATCTTGTTTGTTTGCAAAGACCAACCAGACGGcatttctcaattcatcttcattcaacATTCTTTGCATAACTTCTCTTGCTTCAGTGATACGAGATCTATCGTTGGAATCGACAACGAAGATAACACCTTCTGTGTTTCTGTAGTAGTGTCTCCACAATGATCTAATTCTGTCTTGTCCACCCACATCCCAGACGGTAAAGGAAATGTTCTTGTATTGAACGGTTTCGACGTTGAAACCAATGGTTGGGATTGTTGTGATAACTTCACCCAACTTCAACTTATAAAGAACAGTAGTCTTACCAGCACCATCAAGACCCACCATCAATATACGCATCTCTTTGTTACCAAAGAGGTTACTAAACAACTTTGATGCAAAAATACCCATCTGTAGTCGAAAGTTAGTATTTTGTCTGgctcaattggaattgagCAGTCAATGGTATTGAACACTAGATGTTATTTCTTATTGCCTCTCTTTGTCAATCTGCCTCCGTAGGTAATGACTCATGACTGGTTGACAGGTGGACTTTAGGAGTAAGGCACCCAAACAAAACACAGAAAATGAATGGAATTCTCCACTGGTCGATGATACAACCATCGCAATTGGTCTAATTGTCACGGTGTATCATTGTAGAGATGCCAATGCACCTGTATCAACTATTTCCGTAATCACCGAAGACCAAACAGTCAAATACCAGTGACAACGTGTCAATAGCAGAAAtaacaaaaacaaatatCCCACACATAAACGCACATTGGGAGAAGAGGTGAAGAGACATAAGCTCTTAACACTTGTCACACATAACAATATACCAACCTTTCCTCCCCTAAGTAAacatcaaaaatttcaataccaaAATTACCAACTGCTCAAAAATCGAAAAAAACAAATGATTCCATTCCAAGTGAAATCAACCCTATACATACCTTTTCCGCACACCTTTTGACACTTCAGAgtttagaaaaaaaaatcaacaagaCCAGATAATCCCTAAAGACCCTGCTGTCCCTCTTTATACTTTTCAGATATAGACAGGAGTTGGTAGTAGAAGTGAAAGTAAAACGTAGAGTCGAATTGCCAAAGATCGATCGGCAcgaaaaaataaaaaaataaaaaaaaaaaaaaaatttaagaCTATTCGTATACAGTTACCACAATACGCGTCAACGC
The genomic region above belongs to Zygosaccharomyces rouxii strain CBS732 chromosome F complete sequence and contains:
- a CDS encoding uncharacterized protein (highly similar to uniprot|P11076 Saccharomyces cerevisiae YDL192W ARF1 ADP-ribosylation factor GTPase of the Ras superfamily involved in regulation of coated formation vesicles in intracellular trafficking within the Golgi functionally interchangeable with Arf2p) encodes the protein MGIFASKLFSNLFGNKEMRILMVGLDGAGKTTVLYKLKLGEVITTIPTIGFNVETVQYKNISFTVWDVGGQDRIRSLWRHYYRNTEGVIFVVDSNDRSRITEAREVMQRMLNEDELRNAVWLVFANKQDLPEAMSAAEITEKLGLHSIRNRPWFIQATCATSGEGLYEGLEWLSNNLKNQS